The Hippoglossus stenolepis isolate QCI-W04-F060 chromosome 11, HSTE1.2, whole genome shotgun sequence genome includes a window with the following:
- the wnt3a gene encoding LOW QUALITY PROTEIN: protein Wnt-3a (The sequence of the model RefSeq protein was modified relative to this genomic sequence to represent the inferred CDS: deleted 1 base in 1 codon) has protein sequence MSAHEGILLERFCETLRMIYPGCFLLLCGLSHVMASYPIWWSLAVGHQYSSLGTQPILCGSIPGLVPKQLRFCRNYVEIMPSVAEGVKIGIQECQHQFRGRRWNCTTVTDNLAIFGPVLDKATRESAFVHAIASAGVAFAVTRACADGTATICGCDTRHKGPPGEGWKWGGCSEDVEFGSMVSREFADARENRPDARSAMNRHNNEAGRMSLNDNMFLKCKCHGLSGSCEVKTCWWSQPDFRVIGDYMKDKYDSASEMVVEKHKESRGWVETLRPKYNYFKPPTERDLVYYESSPNFCDPNPETGSFGTRDRICNLTSHGIDGCDLLCCGRGHNTRTEKRKEKCNCIFHWCCYVSCQECVRVYDVHTCK, from the exons ATGAGCGCGCATGAAGGCATTCTGCTGGAGAGG TTTTGCGAAACTTTAAGGATGATATACCCGGGATGTTTCCTGTTGCTCTGTGGGCTCTCGCATGTCATGGCAAGTTATCCCATCTGGTG GTCACTAGCAGTGGGCCACCAGTACTCATCGCTGGGCACCCAACCAATTCTGTGTGGCAGCATCCCTGGTCTGGTGCCCAAACAGCTGCGGTTCTGCCGGAACTATGTGGAGATAATGCCCAGTGTGGCCGAGGGGGTGAAGATTGGCATCCAGGAGTGCCAGCACCAGTTCCGAGGCCGACGCTGGAACTGCACCACAGTCACTGACAATCTGGCCATCTTTGGGCCAGTGTTAGATAAAG CCACTCGAGAGTCAGCATTCGTTCATGCCATCGCCTCAGCCGGAGTGGCATTTGCAGTGACCCGTGCCTGCGCCGATGGTACAGCCACCATCTGCGGGTGTGACACGCGCCACAAGGGCCCCCCCGGTGAGGGATGGAAGTGGGGCGGCTGCAGCGAGGATGTGGAGTTTGGAAGCATGGTTTCCCGAGAGTTTGCTGATGCGAGAGAGAATCGCCCGGATGCACGTTCAGCCATGAACCGCCACAACAATGAGGCAGGAAGAATG TCCCTCAATGACaacatgttcctgaaatgtaaGTGCCATGGTCTTTCGGGTAGCTGTGAGGTCAAGACTTGCTGGTGGTCTCAGCCTGACTTCCGAGTTATTGGTGACTACATGAAGGATAAGTACGACAGCGCATCCGAGATGGTCGTAGAGAAACACAAGGAGTCCCGCGGATGGGTGGAGACCCTGAGACCCAAGTACAACTACTTCAAGCCCCCCACAGAGCGTGACCTGGTTTATTATGAGAGCTCACCCAATTTCTGTGACCCTAATCCCGAGACCGGCTCCTTTGGCACCCGCGATCGCATCTGCAACCTGACGTCCCACGGCATAGACGGGTGCGACCTTCTGTGCTGCGGGAGAGGCCACAACACCCGGACTGAGAAGCGAAAGGAGAAGTGCAACTGTATTTTTCACTGGTGCTGCTACGTCAGCTGTCaggagtgtgtgagagtctACGACGTGCACACCTGCAAATAG